Below is a genomic region from Bacteroidota bacterium.
GGTCCGATGGCACAGCCAGATCCGCCCCATTCCCATCCACACGAGCAGGTTTCTTATGTAGCCCAGGGAGAACTCTATGTTTTTATTGGTGATGAGAAATATCATCTGCACACAGGTGATCAATTCTCTGTTCCACCGGATGTTCCCCACACTATCCAAAACCTGGGGACCAACTTGATTTTGGTCGATAATTTCACTCCGGTCAGGAAAGATTTTATCGAGTAATTCAGCACATTTTATCCGTTGAGTTAATCTGTAAGATAACTGCTTATTGGTATTCCTCTATTTAAAAATGACGAGATAATCACGGGTAAAAAATTTTTTTGAGCATACGGCACCTTTAAGGTGCCTACTCAAAAATTGATTTCTGTTATTTCATCCTTATTGAAATAAGGGTTTTATAGCATATCCCTTCACGGAAATCCTTATAAAATCCCTTTTCCTTTTTCTGAACTGAATTTTTAAACCATCTAAAATTCAGGCAGGAGAGGAGAGGTGATGCAATCGATTTAAACCCTTGCATTTCTCTTCAAAATTCTCCAGGAAAGGATTTTAAATTTCTCTGAACCTATTAATAAATAAGAACTAAATTAGGGAAATTCCTTGTTTTTACTATAAATTTGTATAAGTAGTTCATTAATAGCCAGTATTAAACCATGAATAAACATATACTCGCAGGGTTGTTGTTTCTGTTCTTCTTTTGTACTGGTATTTCCAGGGCACAGCAGCAGGCATTATACAGCCAGTATATGTTAAATGAATATTTGATCAATCCTGCTGTTGCTGGTGATGATGGCTACACATCCATTAATTTCACTGCCCGTGACCAATGGGTAGGAATTGAAAATTCCCCAAAAACGTTTTCCGTGGGCATACAGACCCGTCTGCTTAAACGAAATTATATCATCAAAAATAATATCTTTCTGAAGAAAAAGACTGTTCTGCCAGGCAGAAGCGGAAGAGTAGGGTTGGGAGCTGCCATTTACAATGATCGCAATGGCCTCATTAACCGTACCGGCTTTCAGGGTACTTATGCTTATCATATTTTTATCCGCTCCTCGCAGCTTTCTTTCGGACTGACCGGATCGGCTTTTCAGTTTAGAATTCTGGATAACATTCAAATTCATGATCCTTCTGATCCAATAATTAACAGTGGGTTGCGTCGTTCATTGATTGTCCCTGACGCATCTGCAGGCATCTATCTCTCCAATGATCATTATTATACAGGCGCATCTGTAACTCAATTGTTTCAGTCCATCTTAAAATTTGGAAACAGTGATTTAAAAGGCTATAAAATGTGCCGCTGTTATTACTTTATGGGAGGTTATCGTTTTGAACTTTCTCCTGATTATGACCTTGAACCTTCCCTCCTGGTGATGAGCCCAGAAAATCTTTTGGCCCAGGCTGATATTAACTGTAAATTATATTATCTGAAAGATTTTTGGGGAGGTTTATCTTATCGAACAAATAAAACTTTTGTCGCAATGGCTGGTATGAGAATAAACCGTTTGTACATAGGTTATTCTTTCGATTATACGCTTTCTTCCCTTCGTCGCCAAAGTTTTGGCTCACACGAAATTACCATTGCCCTCAAATATGGAGATAATGCCCGCCGTTTCCTGTGGCTTAACAGGTATTAATCCTCTGAAAACAAAAAAAGAAAAAAGGATGTGAATTCTTTTTTCTTTTAAATGAAATATCAATTTTCTGCTAAAATAAATTTGAAGCAAATATTCCTCCTTTACTTCTTTTTTTCTTCTTTTTTAACTTTTTCAACAGGTTTTGCTGTTGGTTTGGCATCTTGAGGCCTGTTTACGCCATAACTACCCATAAATATTTTCCCTCTTCTACTCTTTTTATCACCTTTTCCCATAATATTTATATTTTATTAAGTTTATAATTAATTCCAGAAAATAACTTTCTACTTTTGATTTTTAGAACCTCAAAATTACAAAAACTTCCAGTGCAGAAAACTACCTGAAAAAAAATTTTATAAATTCTTAAAATCCACTTTATTTATATCCGCTCAACTTCCCATTATATCCTTTTTTTACTTTAAATTTGCATATACATTAATAATTAATTAAAAAAATTAATTTTATGGAAGAAAATATTCAGAAAAATAAAGGATTAACTGTTGTATTGGTGATAATTATTCTTATTTTAATTACACTGCTGGCAATAGTTTTTTCAAAATATAAGCAAAAAAATGTTGAGTTGTCGGGTATGACTGATATTAAAACTCAGGTGGAAGTGCAAAAAAATGATCTTTCCAAACAGATGAATGATATCATCGTACAATACGACTCTATGAAGACTACCAATAATAGGGCAAATGTTCAACTTGAGAATGAAAAACACAAAGTAAAACAACTTTTAGCCCTTAATGCTTCCAGTGTTGAAAAAGTCAGATTATACGAAAAGGAACTTCAAACCCTGCGTCAGATCATGCGCAGTTATATAGTTCAGATTGATTCTCTCAACCAGAAAAACAAATACCTTGTTAATGAAAATGTTGATGTTAAAACCAAGTTGGGTAAAGCAAAGGATGAAAACACACAATTGACCCAACAACGCGACGAACTGAATACTAAGGTTCAAAAAGCTGCCGTGATGGCTGCTAAAAATATTCTGGTCACTCCGCTGAATAAGAAAGGTAAAGAAAAAAATAAAATCAAGAGCATTGATAAACTCAGGGCTTGCTTTACAATCAGAGAAAATGCCATTGTGCCGGCAGGTGCTAAAATGATTTATATTCGAATT
It encodes:
- a CDS encoding cupin domain-containing protein, producing the protein MPVHYRNSTPKKVLAEGITRRIAYTDHLLSAVLEYTNGPMAQPDPPHSHPHEQVSYVAQGELYVFIGDEKYHLHTGDQFSVPPDVPHTIQNLGTNLILVDNFTPVRKDFIE
- a CDS encoding type IX secretion system membrane protein PorP/SprF; protein product: MNKHILAGLLFLFFFCTGISRAQQQALYSQYMLNEYLINPAVAGDDGYTSINFTARDQWVGIENSPKTFSVGIQTRLLKRNYIIKNNIFLKKKTVLPGRSGRVGLGAAIYNDRNGLINRTGFQGTYAYHIFIRSSQLSFGLTGSAFQFRILDNIQIHDPSDPIINSGLRRSLIVPDASAGIYLSNDHYYTGASVTQLFQSILKFGNSDLKGYKMCRCYYFMGGYRFELSPDYDLEPSLLVMSPENLLAQADINCKLYYLKDFWGGLSYRTNKTFVAMAGMRINRLYIGYSFDYTLSSLRRQSFGSHEITIALKYGDNARRFLWLNRY
- a CDS encoding 30S ribosomal protein THX, translating into MGKGDKKSRRGKIFMGSYGVNRPQDAKPTAKPVEKVKKEEKKK